One window of the Pseudomonas sp. MPC6 genome contains the following:
- a CDS encoding putative sulfate exporter family transporter has product MNSVDQSFFSCRFAGLRTRVAELLPGFVLCLVVGMAATFVSEHYGGPTILYAVLMGMALNYLSLEGRCVAGIVFSAKAVLRFGIGLLGARITIEQLLGLGITPIAIVLVAVPATIGFGILCGKWLKLGRSQSVLAGASVGICGASAALAVASVLPQSKDAEKNLIFTVISVTALSTTAMILYPLIVSYFGFSDTEIGIFLGATIHDVAQVVGAGYMVSDNVGDVATFTKLLRVAMLVPVVVMISVIVARRNSDAGSKGGKSGFPLPGFLVAFVIVVLLNSSGYLPSSISNAMIELSRWCLVVAMVGLGMKASFKELAEMGWRPMVLMIANTVFLAVLVGVWLFLAR; this is encoded by the coding sequence ATGAACTCAGTCGATCAGTCCTTTTTTTCCTGTCGGTTCGCCGGGTTGCGTACGCGTGTGGCGGAGCTGCTGCCGGGTTTTGTGTTGTGCCTTGTCGTCGGTATGGCTGCAACGTTCGTATCGGAGCACTACGGTGGTCCAACCATCCTTTATGCCGTGTTGATGGGCATGGCATTGAACTACCTTTCGTTGGAAGGCCGTTGTGTCGCGGGCATTGTCTTTTCGGCCAAGGCGGTACTGCGCTTTGGTATAGGGTTGCTTGGCGCCCGAATTACCATTGAGCAGTTACTGGGGCTTGGTATTACGCCCATAGCCATTGTGCTGGTGGCCGTACCAGCGACCATTGGTTTCGGTATCCTGTGCGGTAAGTGGTTGAAGCTTGGCCGTTCACAGAGCGTGCTGGCGGGCGCCTCTGTTGGCATTTGCGGTGCGTCCGCAGCCTTGGCTGTGGCCTCAGTGTTGCCCCAGAGCAAAGACGCGGAAAAAAACCTCATTTTCACGGTGATCTCGGTAACGGCTCTGAGCACCACGGCGATGATTCTTTATCCCCTGATCGTCAGCTATTTTGGTTTCAGTGATACGGAAATTGGTATTTTTCTGGGTGCGACTATTCATGACGTCGCGCAGGTTGTCGGTGCAGGCTACATGGTCTCAGACAACGTAGGGGACGTTGCTACCTTTACGAAGCTGCTGCGGGTGGCAATGCTGGTTCCGGTAGTGGTGATGATCTCAGTCATCGTTGCACGTCGGAATTCGGACGCCGGTAGCAAGGGCGGCAAGTCCGGTTTTCCCTTGCCCGGCTTTCTGGTCGCCTTCGTCATTGTTGTACTGCTTAATAGCAGCGGATACCTGCCGTCATCGATCAGCAATGCCATGATCGAACTCTCGCGCTGGTGTCTGGTAGTTGCCATGGTGGGGCTGGGTATGAAAGCTTCATTCAAGGAACTGGCGGAAATGGGGTGGCGCCCGATGGTACTGATGATTGCCAATACGGTATTTCTGGCAGTGCTGGTGGGCGTATGGTTGTTCCTGGCGCGTTGA